In Proteiniborus ethanoligenes, a single genomic region encodes these proteins:
- a CDS encoding gamma carbonic anhydrase family protein codes for MIIEYQGATPNIHESCFIAESAEVIGNINIGEHTSIWYNCVLRGDENSISIGKFTNIQDGSVIHITEDLNTEIGDYVTVGHKAIVHACKIGNNVLVGMGAIILDGAKIEDNVLIGAGSIVTPGKIIPSGSLVLGSPAKVARSLTSEEIEQLKQSAIDYVRYAEKHKK; via the coding sequence ATGATAATTGAATACCAAGGAGCAACACCTAATATCCATGAAAGTTGTTTTATTGCTGAAAGTGCAGAAGTAATTGGAAATATAAACATAGGTGAACATACTAGTATATGGTATAATTGCGTTTTAAGAGGAGATGAGAACTCCATATCAATTGGTAAGTTTACAAATATTCAAGATGGATCAGTTATTCATATTACAGAGGATTTAAATACTGAAATAGGAGATTATGTAACAGTAGGTCATAAGGCTATAGTTCATGCTTGTAAAATCGGGAACAATGTACTTGTAGGCATGGGGGCTATTATCCTAGATGGTGCTAAGATAGAAGACAATGTACTAATTGGAGCAGGTAGCATAGTAACTCCTGGTAAAATAATTCCATCAGGATCTTTAGTTTTAGGCTCTCCTGCTAAAGTAGCTAGAAGCTTAACAAGTGAAGAAATTGAACAACTAAAACAATCTGCAATAGATTATGTGAGATATGCAGAAAAACACAAAAAATGA
- a CDS encoding TIGR04086 family membrane protein, with protein sequence MVYNKKLNSSGYIIDIIKGTILGLIVTIILMLLFTILLTYSKLSEELIPLINSIIMILGITTGSIFTSRKAYRNGWISGGLIGVTYFLIIFLLSVIFIKDFTLDKYTFLKGMIALVIGTIGGMIGINIK encoded by the coding sequence ATGGTTTATAATAAGAAACTAAACAGTTCAGGATATATTATAGACATTATTAAAGGAACTATTTTAGGTTTAATAGTTACTATTATATTGATGTTATTATTTACAATTTTATTAACTTATTCAAAGCTTTCAGAGGAATTAATTCCATTAATTAACTCAATAATTATGATTTTAGGAATTACAACAGGTTCTATTTTTACTTCAAGAAAGGCATACAGAAATGGCTGGATAAGTGGTGGTCTAATAGGTGTTACGTATTTTCTAATAATTTTTCTTCTAAGTGTAATATTCATAAAGGATTTTACTTTAGATAAATATACCTTTTTAAAGGGAATGATAGCATTGGTTATTGGTACTATAGGTGGGATGATAGGTATTAACATAAAATAA
- the scfA gene encoding six-cysteine ranthipeptide SCIFF, with the protein MKHIKTISGHNLKNTIVNHGCGECQTSCQSACKTSCTVGNQTCEK; encoded by the coding sequence ATGAAACACATCAAAACAATCAGTGGACATAACTTAAAAAACACCATTGTTAATCATGGATGTGGGGAGTGTCAAACTTCTTGTCAATCAGCATGTAAAACTTCTTGTACAGTAGGTAATCAAACCTGTGAAAAATAA
- the scfB gene encoding thioether cross-link-forming SCIFF peptide maturase, with amino-acid sequence MAKTHKFELNDRKIILDINSGSVHVVDDLVWDIIDLFEDNELNAIINILKPKYEENSIMEAYNEIQELVNNGLLLSVEGSLSDIEYNKDNIVKALCLHVAHDCNLRCKYCFASQGDFHGDRLLMPFEVGKKALDFLVRNSGNRRNLEVDFFGGEPLMNFDVVKQLVAYGRELEKKHNKVFRFTITTNGVLLDKENMKFINENMDNVVLSLDGRKEVNDYMRPTINGYGSYDVIMPKFLEFVRLRDNKSYYVRGTFTRNNLDFGKDVINLYKEGFNSISVEPVVAKPEEDYAILEEHLSDILREYEELSKEYIKLNKEGKGFSFFHFMIDLNHGPCFIKRVVGCGAGVEYLAVTPEGDLYPCHQFVGDEEFKMGDVDTGIIKKDIRDSFKNANVYSKEDCKSCWARYYCSGGCHANAYNFNNDITIPYSIGCEMEKKRIECALSVAANIK; translated from the coding sequence ATGGCTAAAACACATAAATTTGAACTGAATGATAGAAAAATTATCCTAGATATTAATAGTGGTTCAGTTCATGTAGTAGATGATTTGGTATGGGATATTATTGATTTGTTTGAGGACAATGAATTAAATGCAATTATAAATATTTTAAAGCCTAAATATGAAGAAAATTCAATAATGGAAGCTTATAACGAAATCCAAGAATTAGTTAATAATGGGCTATTATTAAGTGTAGAAGGGAGCCTTAGTGATATTGAATATAATAAAGATAACATTGTTAAAGCATTATGCTTACATGTGGCTCACGATTGTAACTTAAGATGTAAGTACTGCTTTGCATCTCAAGGAGATTTCCATGGGGACAGGCTTCTTATGCCATTTGAAGTAGGGAAAAAAGCACTAGATTTTTTAGTTCGAAATTCTGGCAATAGAAGAAACTTGGAGGTTGACTTTTTTGGCGGAGAGCCTTTAATGAACTTTGATGTAGTAAAACAATTGGTTGCTTATGGAAGAGAGCTAGAGAAAAAACATAATAAGGTTTTTAGATTCACCATAACTACAAACGGAGTTCTTTTAGATAAAGAAAATATGAAATTCATAAATGAAAATATGGACAATGTAGTCTTAAGTTTAGATGGTAGGAAAGAAGTCAATGATTATATGAGACCCACAATTAATGGGTATGGAAGCTATGATGTTATAATGCCAAAGTTTTTAGAGTTTGTTAGGCTAAGAGACAATAAATCATATTATGTGAGAGGTACATTTACTAGAAACAATTTAGACTTTGGGAAAGATGTGATTAATTTATACAAAGAGGGATTCAATAGTATTTCTGTTGAGCCTGTAGTGGCTAAGCCTGAAGAAGATTATGCAATATTAGAAGAACATTTATCAGATATCCTAAGAGAATATGAAGAATTATCAAAAGAATATATTAAGCTTAATAAGGAAGGAAAGGGTTTTAGTTTTTTCCATTTTATGATAGATTTAAACCATGGACCCTGCTTCATTAAAAGAGTAGTAGGTTGTGGTGCAGGAGTAGAATATTTAGCAGTAACACCAGAAGGAGATTTATACCCTTGTCATCAGTTTGTAGGAGATGAAGAATTTAAGATGGGGGATGTAGATACAGGTATCATTAAGAAAGATATTAGGGATAGTTTTAAAAATGCAAATGTATATTCAAAAGAAGATTGCAAGAGCTGTTGGGCAAGATATTATTGTAGTGGTGGTTGCCATGCTAATGCATATAATTTTAATAATGACATAACTATACCTTATTCAATTGGATGTGAAATGGAGAAGAAAAGAATAGAGTGTGCCTTATCAGTGGCTGCTAATATTAAATAG
- the secD gene encoding protein translocase subunit SecD has product MNLKNTTVFILIIVLVGVVAYGAINGMDLGKIKIQTARDQVGLGLDLAGGVYVLLEAQTDETGAELDKKMEQAMAIIRQRVDGLGVSEPNLVKEGNKRIGIELAGLNDTQQAIDMIGKTAQLQFIDAEGNVVVTGKNVKKSEVSFQRGSTGAEEPVVSLEFDKEGADSFAEATSRLAEKTADQDKIIFIVLDDQIISSPVVRATIRDGRAVIEGGFDIQSASELATLIRAGALPVELKEVRTSIIGPTLGLESLDRSIQAGAIGLALIFLFMLIVYRIPGLIADISLTIYVLIVLGIMIILGVKLTLPGIAGLILSIGMAVDANVVIFERIKEELKTGKTLRASVDSGFKRALSSVLDANITTLIAGFVLFYFGAGPIKGFGVTLIIGIASSMITAIFITKFLLKTFIGTNLVKNTKLYGA; this is encoded by the coding sequence ATGAACCTTAAGAATACAACTGTTTTTATATTAATAATTGTACTAGTAGGAGTAGTAGCTTATGGCGCTATAAATGGTATGGACCTAGGAAAGATTAAGATTCAAACTGCAAGGGACCAAGTAGGGCTAGGGCTTGACTTAGCAGGAGGAGTCTATGTATTGTTAGAAGCTCAAACAGATGAAACAGGTGCAGAGCTAGATAAAAAAATGGAACAAGCAATGGCAATAATAAGACAGAGAGTAGATGGACTAGGCGTATCTGAGCCAAATTTAGTAAAAGAAGGTAACAAAAGAATAGGAATCGAGCTTGCAGGATTAAACGATACTCAGCAAGCTATTGATATGATTGGTAAAACAGCACAACTTCAGTTCATTGATGCAGAAGGGAATGTAGTGGTAACAGGAAAAAACGTAAAAAAGTCAGAAGTTTCATTTCAAAGAGGAAGCACTGGTGCTGAAGAACCTGTTGTTTCTTTAGAGTTTGATAAAGAGGGAGCAGATAGCTTTGCAGAAGCTACTTCAAGATTGGCGGAAAAGACTGCTGACCAGGATAAGATCATTTTTATAGTGCTAGACGATCAGATTATTTCAAGTCCTGTTGTGAGAGCTACTATAAGAGATGGAAGAGCAGTTATTGAAGGTGGTTTTGACATTCAAAGTGCAAGTGAACTTGCAACCTTAATTAGAGCAGGTGCATTACCAGTTGAGCTAAAAGAAGTTAGAACATCTATTATTGGACCTACACTTGGGCTTGAATCCTTAGATAGAAGTATACAGGCAGGCGCAATTGGTTTAGCTCTTATATTTTTATTTATGCTTATAGTCTATAGAATACCAGGATTAATAGCAGATATTAGTTTAACAATATATGTTCTAATAGTATTAGGTATAATGATAATCTTAGGGGTAAAATTAACTTTACCTGGCATTGCTGGGCTAATTCTTTCTATTGGAATGGCAGTAGATGCAAATGTAGTTATCTTCGAAAGAATTAAAGAAGAACTTAAAACAGGAAAGACTCTTAGAGCTTCAGTAGATAGTGGATTCAAAAGAGCGTTATCAAGTGTTTTAGATGCTAACATTACAACCCTTATTGCTGGTTTTGTTCTATTTTATTTTGGAGCAGGTCCAATTAAAGGTTTTGGAGTTACTCTGATTATTGGGATTGCTTCATCAATGATTACAGCAATTTTTATTACAAAATTCTTATTGAAAACCTTCATAGGAACAAATTTAGTAAAAAATACGAAGCTTTATGGTGCTTAA
- the yajC gene encoding preprotein translocase subunit YajC has translation MQEFLLFGEVAAQGSKSIFSAMLVPLLFLGVFYLFLIRPQQKKDKQIKEMRNSAKVGDEILTIGGIYGKIVKIKDEVVTIEVGADKTRFNITKWAIGNVQSPSETTEE, from the coding sequence TTGCAAGAATTTTTACTGTTTGGAGAAGTTGCTGCACAAGGTAGTAAAAGTATATTTTCAGCAATGTTGGTACCACTATTATTTTTAGGAGTATTTTATTTATTTCTTATAAGACCTCAGCAAAAAAAGGATAAGCAAATCAAAGAAATGAGAAATAGTGCTAAGGTAGGAGATGAAATACTAACTATTGGTGGAATCTATGGTAAAATTGTTAAAATTAAAGACGAAGTGGTAACAATTGAAGTAGGAGCTGACAAAACAAGGTTTAATATTACAAAATGGGCAATAGGTAATGTTCAAAGCCCTTCAGAAACAACAGAAGAGTAG